The Streptococcus pantholopis genome has a segment encoding these proteins:
- the essC gene encoding type VII secretion protein EssC, with protein MTNAIAIYTDRYRYSLSLSEGQEAVLASSEPCSVLIKSLAAPVTLHCDEQGLTYVYEGKRGSVTDGLKLDGLTFYRAAGDRQVYNLLDKQELLVGDRPGSDLYLKDSPASFWLQRKEQTWELHLLSGELYLNNQRLSLSVRELALGDELSMAGLLIKVYDEELWVSGAFQVSEALAAMPQSHYGFYEGYPDYHRSPRIIYRSSEDPVTINAPEKEPKKPEDGLLRLILPPLVMVSLLIVISIIQPRGIYIIITMAMSTVTVIFAISNYFKRRRQYKRDKKDRVAHYQRYLSDKAVELEGLARRQRQGQFYHYPDPVTLDNLAAQYHHRIYEKTLQQFDALHYRLGLGEVATSYPLKYSQTERSGQTDPLEAQGYQLYQKSRRLSDLPIVANLMQGPVGYTGPRALVLEQLQLMVRQLAFFHSYHDLQFVVVLPEAEVSEWSWLRWLPHAKLQALNVRGLVYNQRTRDQVLTSLNQMLKVRQARQQEGQKEQTLFTPHYVVLVTDRTLIMDHVIMEFFTEDPTALGCSLVFVEDVLSSLSENVQTIITIKDRNKGELVLEEGELRAVPFALDHFPLGYDKEALSRRLAPLNHLQNLKSTIPETVSFLELYGVETVSELGIAERWALHAPHRTLSVPLGLRGQEDVVALDLHEQAHGPHGLIAGTTGSGKSELIQSYILSLAVSFHPYDVGFLLIDYKGGGMAHLFKDLPHLLGTITNLDGAQSRRALIAIDAELKRRQRLFSQYGVNHINAYQKLYKEGEAAEPLPHLFLISDEFAELKANQSDFMDDLVSTARLGRSLGVHLILATQKPSGVVNDQIWSNARFKIALKVANRQDSTEMLKTPDAAEITQTGRAYLQVGNNEVYELFQSAWSGAAYQPEKAAQGIVDQTIYAINGLGQYELLNHDLSGLDGAQTIEEVPTELEAVVAEIGSVAAREHIGELTKPWLPPLEERIYAQDLRPGSFKEHWQEEKASLSALLGFVDLPRLQTQEIISHNFERQGNLLIYSGPGMGKSTLLQTMIMDLAHQHTPENVQFYLFDFGTNGLLPLRRLPHVADSLSLEDTEKLPKFMRRIREEIARRKRLFSRYSAANMTMYRQMSGDRLPYVFLMIDSYDSLREDTEIGPNLEGTIQSVARDGSSLGIYVVITASRSGVIRPALLANMKSRLIFKMTDENETKTLMGRHDYIMEDLPGRGLIRYDGPEVFQAALPARGEEHFELLENLQSLVAQMDSAWQGPRPLPIPVVPEKLTMEEFAAIDSVQAALNEGELPLGLDTVHVESVNLSFKHLKHIVILSENVSALEKVMNYFVTTVNALYTKGHTLVVDVTDDYAYLKEEADVYINGELSKQLFERMQTELEERKHRPKETQTFIIIPDLATFLDHFTTVDKQFKTLFTEGPKYGLHFVVASMKSTFFKSNTIVRILKEDLSTVFLAMRMYDQSFVEHKEDSKESHLAKDQMYFFNRGSYVKIKIIDKEIGD; from the coding sequence ATGACAAACGCTATTGCTATCTATACTGACCGTTATCGCTATAGCTTATCCCTGTCTGAGGGGCAGGAGGCTGTGCTGGCTTCGTCTGAGCCCTGTTCGGTCCTTATCAAGTCTTTAGCTGCGCCTGTGACCTTGCACTGCGATGAGCAGGGGCTGACTTATGTTTATGAGGGAAAGCGCGGCTCAGTTACTGACGGGCTGAAACTTGACGGGCTGACCTTTTACAGGGCAGCCGGTGACCGGCAGGTTTACAACCTGCTGGACAAGCAGGAGCTCCTGGTTGGGGACCGTCCGGGGAGCGATCTCTATTTAAAGGACAGTCCTGCTTCTTTTTGGCTGCAGCGTAAGGAGCAGACTTGGGAGCTGCACCTCCTGTCAGGTGAGCTCTATCTCAATAACCAGCGCCTGAGCCTAAGTGTGCGGGAGCTGGCTTTGGGGGATGAACTCAGTATGGCTGGGCTCCTCATCAAGGTCTATGATGAAGAGCTGTGGGTGAGCGGGGCCTTTCAGGTTTCAGAGGCTCTGGCTGCAATGCCGCAGTCCCATTATGGTTTTTATGAGGGCTATCCGGACTACCACCGCTCGCCCCGCATCATCTATCGGAGCTCGGAAGATCCGGTGACCATCAATGCGCCGGAAAAGGAGCCTAAAAAGCCGGAAGACGGGCTTTTGCGCCTGATTCTGCCGCCTTTGGTTATGGTGTCGCTCTTGATTGTCATCTCTATCATTCAGCCTCGTGGGATCTATATCATCATCACCATGGCCATGTCCACGGTGACGGTGATTTTTGCCATAAGCAACTACTTTAAAAGGCGCCGGCAGTATAAGCGGGATAAGAAAGACCGGGTCGCCCACTATCAGCGCTACTTATCCGATAAGGCCGTGGAGCTGGAAGGCTTAGCCAGACGCCAGCGTCAGGGCCAGTTCTATCACTATCCGGATCCGGTGACACTGGATAATCTGGCGGCTCAGTACCACCACCGGATTTATGAAAAGACCCTGCAGCAGTTCGATGCGCTGCACTACCGTCTGGGTCTGGGCGAGGTGGCGACCAGCTATCCGCTGAAGTACAGTCAGACGGAGCGGAGCGGTCAGACCGACCCTCTGGAGGCGCAGGGCTATCAGCTTTATCAGAAGAGCCGCAGGCTGTCGGATCTGCCCATTGTGGCTAATCTCATGCAGGGACCTGTGGGCTATACGGGTCCCAGAGCTTTAGTTTTGGAGCAGCTTCAGCTGATGGTGCGTCAGCTGGCCTTCTTTCATTCTTATCATGATCTGCAGTTTGTGGTGGTGCTTCCGGAAGCGGAGGTGTCCGAATGGTCCTGGCTGCGCTGGCTGCCGCATGCTAAGCTCCAGGCGCTCAATGTTCGGGGTCTGGTTTACAACCAGCGGACCAGGGATCAGGTCTTAACCAGTCTCAACCAGATGTTAAAGGTGCGCCAGGCAAGGCAGCAGGAAGGGCAGAAAGAGCAGACGCTCTTTACGCCGCACTATGTGGTTTTGGTGACGGATCGGACCCTAATCATGGATCATGTGATTATGGAATTCTTCACAGAGGACCCGACGGCTCTGGGCTGTTCTCTGGTCTTTGTGGAGGATGTGCTGTCCAGCCTGTCTGAGAATGTGCAGACCATCATCACCATCAAAGACCGCAACAAGGGGGAGCTGGTCTTGGAGGAAGGGGAGCTTCGGGCTGTGCCTTTTGCCTTGGACCATTTTCCTTTGGGCTATGATAAGGAAGCCCTGTCCAGACGCTTGGCGCCTCTCAATCACCTGCAGAATCTGAAAAGCACAATTCCAGAGACGGTTTCCTTCTTGGAGCTTTATGGTGTGGAGACGGTCAGTGAGTTAGGGATTGCCGAGCGCTGGGCTTTGCATGCGCCCCACCGGACCTTGTCGGTCCCTTTAGGGCTGAGGGGTCAGGAGGATGTGGTGGCGCTGGACCTGCATGAGCAGGCGCACGGGCCGCACGGTTTGATTGCGGGGACTACAGGGTCAGGGAAGTCGGAGTTGATTCAGTCTTATATTTTAAGTCTGGCGGTCAGCTTTCACCCTTATGATGTGGGCTTTCTCTTAATCGACTATAAGGGAGGAGGGATGGCCCATCTCTTTAAGGACCTGCCTCATCTTTTAGGGACGATTACCAATCTGGACGGGGCTCAGTCCAGGCGGGCTTTGATTGCCATCGATGCGGAGCTGAAGCGGCGTCAGCGGCTCTTTTCTCAGTACGGGGTCAATCATATCAATGCCTACCAGAAGCTTTATAAGGAAGGGGAGGCTGCAGAGCCACTGCCTCATTTATTTCTCATCAGTGATGAGTTTGCGGAGCTGAAGGCCAACCAGTCGGACTTTATGGACGATTTGGTGTCGACGGCCCGTTTGGGTCGGTCCTTGGGGGTGCATTTAATCCTAGCGACCCAGAAGCCGTCAGGTGTGGTCAACGATCAGATTTGGTCCAATGCGCGCTTTAAGATTGCTTTGAAGGTGGCCAACCGTCAGGATTCCACGGAGATGCTTAAGACGCCGGATGCGGCGGAGATTACCCAGACCGGCCGGGCTTACTTACAGGTGGGCAACAACGAAGTGTATGAGCTCTTTCAGTCGGCCTGGTCGGGAGCTGCCTATCAGCCGGAGAAGGCGGCTCAGGGGATAGTGGATCAGACGATTTATGCCATCAATGGCTTGGGTCAGTATGAGCTTTTAAATCACGACTTATCGGGTTTAGACGGCGCCCAGACTATCGAGGAGGTGCCGACAGAGCTGGAGGCAGTGGTGGCTGAAATCGGTTCTGTAGCGGCTAGGGAACACATTGGTGAGCTGACCAAACCTTGGCTGCCGCCCTTAGAAGAGCGGATTTATGCGCAGGACTTACGGCCGGGTTCCTTTAAGGAACATTGGCAAGAGGAAAAGGCGAGTCTGTCGGCTTTACTGGGCTTTGTCGATTTGCCACGCCTGCAGACTCAGGAAATCATCAGCCACAACTTTGAACGGCAGGGGAACCTTTTGATTTATTCAGGCCCTGGTATGGGGAAATCTACCCTGCTGCAGACCATGATTATGGATTTGGCTCATCAGCATACGCCTGAAAACGTCCAGTTTTACCTGTTTGACTTTGGTACCAATGGGCTCCTGCCGCTTCGGCGTCTGCCCCATGTGGCGGACAGTCTGTCTCTGGAAGATACGGAAAAATTACCGAAGTTTATGCGGCGGATTCGTGAGGAAATCGCTCGGAGGAAACGGCTGTTCAGCCGCTATAGTGCGGCTAACATGACCATGTACCGGCAGATGAGCGGCGACCGGCTGCCTTATGTCTTTCTGATGATAGACAGCTACGACAGTTTGAGAGAGGACACCGAAATCGGTCCCAATTTAGAAGGGACGATTCAGAGTGTGGCCCGCGATGGCAGCAGCTTAGGGATTTATGTGGTGATTACCGCCAGCCGTTCAGGGGTTATCCGGCCGGCTCTGCTGGCTAATATGAAGAGTCGGCTGATCTTTAAGATGACCGATGAGAATGAGACCAAGACCTTAATGGGCCGTCATGATTACATCATGGAGGACCTTCCTGGCCGCGGCTTGATTCGTTATGATGGTCCGGAGGTCTTTCAGGCGGCCTTGCCTGCACGAGGGGAGGAACATTTTGAGCTGCTGGAGAATCTCCAGAGCTTAGTGGCTCAGATGGACAGCGCTTGGCAGGGCCCGCGTCCGCTTCCTATTCCTGTTGTGCCTGAGAAGCTGACTATGGAAGAGTTTGCGGCTATAGACAGTGTCCAAGCAGCACTTAACGAGGGAGAATTACCGCTTGGCTTAGATACAGTACATGTGGAAAGTGTCAATCTATCTTTTAAACATTTAAAACATATTGTCATTTTATCAGAAAATGTTTCTGCTCTTGAAAAAGTCATGAATTATTTTGTTACAACAGTTAATGCGCTATATACTAAAGGGCATACTTTAGTCGTGGATGTTACTGATGACTATGCCTATCTTAAAGAAGAGGCTGATGTGTATATTAATGGTGAGCTGTCTAAACAGTTGTTTGAACGAATGCAGACAGAGTTGGAAGAACGTAAACACAGGCCTAAAGAAACACAAACTTTTATTATCATTCCAGATTTAGCAACCTTTTTGGATCATTTTACAACTGTTGATAAACAGTTTAAAACGTTGTTTACAGAAGGGCCTAAGTATGGTCTCCATTTTGTAGTAGCCAGCATGAAATCGACTTTCTTTAAATCCAATACGATTGTCAGAATTCTAAAAGAAGATCTGTCCACTGTTTTTTTGGCGATGAGAATGTATGATCAAAGTTTTGTGGAACACAAGGAAGACTCCAAAGAAAGCCATTTAGCAAAAGATCAAATGTACTTTTTTAATAGAGGAAGTTATGTTAAAATTAAGATTATAGATAAAGAAATAGGAGATTAA
- the essB gene encoding type VII secretion protein EssB, giving the protein MREVHLDFLEQAFIYHKDDSQWQLTLKRSDVASQTLEELVLLDLHHPLFLEQTTVFDDDDITFTYALPKDGLSYEAVKKRLMSERLRLALNLLDLEQALSLPVTFFLHPENLFITKDQQLKIAYRGLPEIMVPSQMDRPDFVKQAKCFIISLFTEHDFLALYNGALDVVELPDFLKALRPLQTVAELRSELETSYRQRLQQEGESLVLVNKSRHKLYKYASIWLTAGLIMLLLPLAYLVFVRNPFKEKMLEADTAFIKLDYSGVIDKLKDVDLGSLPYTQKYELAYAYIQVLKLSDDQRQIILNNVSLKSDELYLDYWIESGRERNDEAIDIAKRLDDSDLIIYGLVQKIQEVRNDDSLSGSEREEELGTLQSEYEKYWEDRQTSLNDGDDAKAAASEQDSSQTAASKEE; this is encoded by the coding sequence GTGAGAGAGGTGCATCTTGATTTTTTGGAGCAGGCATTTATTTATCACAAAGATGACAGCCAGTGGCAGCTGACCTTGAAGCGGTCAGATGTAGCCAGTCAGACTTTGGAGGAGCTGGTGCTTTTGGATTTGCACCATCCTCTCTTTTTGGAGCAGACAACGGTTTTTGATGACGATGATATTACCTTTACTTATGCTCTGCCCAAGGACGGTCTCAGCTATGAGGCGGTAAAGAAACGCTTGATGTCTGAACGCCTGCGTTTGGCTCTTAATCTTTTGGATCTGGAGCAGGCGCTCAGCCTGCCGGTGACCTTTTTTCTGCATCCGGAAAATCTGTTCATTACCAAAGACCAGCAGCTCAAAATCGCTTATCGGGGGCTTCCTGAAATCATGGTGCCCTCTCAGATGGACAGGCCGGACTTTGTCAAGCAGGCCAAATGCTTTATTATCAGCCTTTTTACCGAGCATGATTTTCTGGCTCTTTATAATGGGGCTTTGGATGTCGTCGAACTGCCGGACTTTCTAAAGGCTTTGCGGCCTCTGCAGACTGTTGCGGAACTTCGCTCGGAGCTGGAGACCAGCTACCGCCAGCGGCTGCAGCAGGAAGGGGAAAGCCTTGTTCTGGTCAATAAGTCCCGTCACAAACTCTACAAGTATGCCTCTATCTGGCTGACAGCCGGCTTGATTATGCTGCTTTTGCCTCTGGCTTACTTGGTTTTTGTCCGCAATCCTTTCAAAGAAAAAATGCTGGAAGCCGATACGGCTTTTATCAAGCTGGACTACTCGGGTGTGATCGATAAGCTGAAAGATGTTGATTTGGGCTCTCTTCCTTATACGCAGAAGTACGAGCTGGCTTACGCCTATATTCAGGTGCTGAAACTTTCAGACGATCAGAGGCAGATTATCCTGAACAATGTCAGTCTGAAATCAGATGAACTCTATCTGGACTACTGGATTGAGAGCGGCCGTGAACGCAATGATGAGGCCATTGACATTGCAAAGCGCTTGGATGATTCGGATTTGATTATCTATGGTTTGGTGCAAAAGATTCAGGAAGTCCGCAATGATGACAGCCTGTCCGGAAGCGAGCGCGAAGAGGAGCTTGGCACCCTCCAGTCGGAATATGAAAAATACTGGGAAGACCGGCAGACCAGTCTCAATGACGGTGATGATGCCAAGGCTGCAGCCAGTGAGCAGGATTCGTCTCAGACGGCGGCTTCAAAAGAGGAATAA
- a CDS encoding EsaB/YukD family protein codes for MMDHINVSLVWQGKVMDIRIPRKIEVVKLIEELDSIFGYEKKRRKYQLRVVNKGLLLDEGKNLSDFPVTTGDVIDIEEVL; via the coding sequence GTGATGGATCATATTAATGTGAGTTTGGTTTGGCAGGGGAAGGTGATGGATATTCGGATTCCCCGAAAGATTGAGGTGGTTAAGCTCATTGAGGAGCTGGACAGTATTTTTGGTTATGAGAAAAAGCGCCGCAAGTATCAGCTGAGGGTTGTCAATAAGGGGCTGCTTTTGGATGAGGGGAAAAATTTGTCGGATTTTCCTGTGACAACGGGTGATGTGATTGACATTGAGGAGGTTTTGTAA
- the essA gene encoding type VII secretion protein EssA, which translates to MKKILYLIGVWFCLWQAIPAFASDLKDNSLKLDSRRIEQEEEQAFYQQSEILASLFSEADTQKLKEVKENRSDELDSRLAQLFAQKQEKTDIYQLNSLFADGDSNRYATKLDADSQTKESPAGYLYSAVCLLLVGGAGLLSFLASKEEQPD; encoded by the coding sequence ATGAAAAAAATTCTTTATTTAATCGGGGTATGGTTTTGCCTTTGGCAGGCCATACCCGCCTTTGCTTCTGATTTGAAGGATAACAGCCTGAAACTTGACAGCAGACGTATCGAGCAGGAGGAGGAGCAGGCCTTCTACCAGCAGTCAGAAATTCTGGCTTCGCTCTTTTCTGAAGCCGATACGCAAAAGTTAAAGGAAGTAAAGGAAAACCGGTCCGATGAGCTGGACAGCCGTCTGGCCCAGCTTTTTGCTCAAAAGCAGGAAAAGACAGATATCTATCAGCTGAACAGCCTGTTTGCTGACGGGGATTCCAACCGCTATGCCACAAAGCTGGATGCTGACAGCCAGACCAAGGAAAGTCCGGCAGGCTATCTCTACAGTGCTGTCTGCCTGCTGCTTGTCGGCGGAGCCGGTCTTCTGAGTTTTCTGGCAAGCAAGGAAGAGCAGCCGGACTGA
- the esaA gene encoding type VII secretion protein EsaA, whose translation MNKKFITYLLSILAVLALLAAAAGLNMAVWRQNETANQKTSQQSKLNVAIVNEDRAIMSTDGVRYSLGESYIKTIERDDSQNWFVVSRGTADSGLRSGKYQLAVTIPSDFSKKVLDINNVNVDQVNVKYEVNANGNQQLETEAAKLGKDIVADLNSQLVDMYMASILSNLYTAQLNIQAITEEQSSNVGVYRANLLGAATALQNGFPILVSSSGSSLTANEALVQTLRSSAELFGNLDTSQQSFNGNLNSLVEQRAQDQISYGEFVTALMEMNREVLSGQITTLLTALQKAQGDLSSQIQAASDALPANGGAVAAPASGVSVTSLDEAIASLKEALATEQTNISSAKNDISSFVESYLKTTYQKDTADLTLFDLLKPAGMTGQLTSAIDNLPAADSTGINDLISDMTVLDGDAADSVHAFNIGQAAVYNSTPTGNAALRQELTDAKKDLEDRKNDYETVSVSQTSSLSAKVSIVVPSHITLNSWSLNGENKGTATQDVDVDLSDSGNSFSFDYTYNDNIPSDTSESIQIVINGISVASLATEEEAYRKAEAAYARKVEEINGEYDKVNTLMAVFGQNAKDLMANLLADAIDANLSGISDSGLQQKIKDLERQRDSLATQIAEVQKTNETVTTNISDQLQALSDLQNQVNNVSTLQSSASEKLSASDSSLTSLSSELQSLLSATANAKSSSEANVTQADQVNSVFASFNQSVESAQNDSQKLSKDAEDLMAAFNEELEESGDFVEAFVKVLNNAYSDGVANDVLLKFLSNPVGESSSSVKASVNVYRPFTWILLLEVVTFFMAYLFANYNVIKKAKDKFTTDRLAHTDILNVGILSLLAAAIGILLGVLSGRQLGVSAELLPSWVLLVTLFSFLLTQGQYFLLKNLKAVGMGLILFMMMSFVYLSNAIGTTVGLNRILTLLKRFNPLSLLEGYLSAYFDSSAAGLAVFLLLIAAVLALTAVNVFFSWSFNLRKWSKA comes from the coding sequence GGACGGTGTGCGCTACAGTCTGGGAGAAAGCTATATTAAGACAATCGAAAGAGACGACAGCCAAAATTGGTTTGTGGTCAGCCGCGGGACGGCAGACAGCGGTCTCAGAAGCGGGAAATATCAGCTGGCGGTGACCATTCCCAGTGATTTTTCAAAGAAAGTCCTTGATATCAACAATGTCAATGTCGACCAAGTCAATGTCAAGTATGAAGTCAATGCTAACGGCAACCAGCAGCTGGAGACTGAAGCGGCTAAGCTGGGCAAGGACATTGTAGCTGACCTGAACAGCCAGCTGGTGGATATGTACATGGCCAGCATCCTGAGCAACCTCTATACGGCTCAGCTAAATATTCAGGCTATTACTGAAGAACAAAGCAGCAATGTCGGTGTTTACAGGGCCAATCTTTTGGGAGCAGCGACAGCCCTGCAGAATGGTTTTCCAATTCTGGTTTCCAGCTCAGGCAGCTCTCTGACCGCTAATGAGGCCTTGGTGCAGACCCTGCGCAGTTCAGCAGAACTCTTTGGAAACTTGGATACTTCTCAGCAAAGTTTTAACGGTAACTTGAACAGTCTGGTTGAGCAAAGGGCACAAGACCAAATCTCATACGGAGAATTTGTGACAGCCTTAATGGAAATGAACCGTGAGGTGCTCTCGGGACAAATCACAACGCTCTTAACTGCTCTGCAAAAAGCACAGGGAGACCTGAGCAGCCAGATTCAGGCTGCCAGCGATGCACTGCCTGCAAATGGAGGAGCTGTGGCTGCACCTGCCAGCGGTGTCAGTGTCACCAGTCTGGATGAAGCCATTGCCAGCCTGAAAGAAGCACTGGCAACAGAGCAAACCAATATCAGCAGTGCTAAAAATGATATCAGCAGCTTTGTCGAATCTTATCTGAAAACAACTTATCAAAAGGACACTGCTGATTTAACACTCTTTGATCTTTTGAAACCGGCTGGGATGACCGGCCAGCTCACCAGTGCTATTGATAACTTGCCAGCAGCTGACAGTACGGGGATTAATGATTTAATCAGTGACATGACAGTTCTTGACGGCGATGCGGCTGACAGTGTCCATGCCTTCAACATCGGTCAGGCTGCCGTCTACAACTCAACTCCGACAGGCAATGCGGCTTTGCGGCAGGAGTTGACTGATGCCAAAAAGGACCTGGAAGACAGAAAGAATGACTATGAGACAGTATCAGTCAGCCAAACCAGCTCGCTCTCTGCCAAGGTCAGTATTGTGGTTCCCAGCCACATCACTCTGAACAGCTGGTCGCTCAACGGAGAAAATAAGGGGACTGCGACTCAGGATGTTGATGTGGACTTGAGCGATTCCGGAAACAGCTTTAGTTTCGACTATACTTATAATGATAATATTCCTTCCGATACTTCCGAAAGCATTCAGATTGTGATTAACGGCATCAGTGTTGCCAGTCTGGCAACGGAAGAAGAAGCTTACCGTAAAGCAGAGGCGGCCTATGCCCGTAAGGTTGAGGAAATTAACGGGGAATACGATAAAGTCAACACTTTGATGGCTGTGTTCGGGCAAAATGCCAAGGATCTGATGGCCAATCTTCTGGCCGATGCTATTGATGCCAATTTATCCGGCATCAGCGACAGCGGACTGCAGCAAAAAATAAAAGATTTAGAAAGGCAGCGTGACAGCCTGGCTACTCAGATTGCTGAAGTTCAAAAAACTAACGAAACGGTAACCACTAACATCAGCGATCAGCTGCAGGCACTTTCTGATTTGCAGAATCAGGTCAATAATGTCAGCACTCTGCAAAGTTCGGCTTCGGAAAAACTGTCTGCGTCTGACAGCAGCCTGACTTCCCTGAGTTCTGAACTGCAGTCGCTTCTGTCAGCGACAGCCAATGCCAAATCGTCATCGGAGGCTAATGTGACACAGGCCGATCAAGTCAACAGTGTGTTTGCCTCCTTTAATCAAAGTGTTGAATCAGCACAGAATGACAGTCAGAAGCTCTCTAAGGATGCCGAAGATTTGATGGCTGCCTTTAATGAAGAACTGGAAGAGAGCGGCGATTTTGTTGAAGCTTTTGTCAAGGTGCTAAACAACGCTTACAGCGATGGCGTAGCTAATGATGTGCTCTTGAAGTTCCTTTCCAATCCGGTCGGCGAATCTTCCTCATCAGTCAAGGCTTCGGTCAATGTCTACCGTCCTTTCACTTGGATTTTACTGCTGGAAGTGGTGACATTCTTTATGGCTTATCTGTTTGCAAATTATAATGTGATTAAAAAAGCCAAAGACAAGTTTACCACAGACCGCTTGGCGCATACCGATATTTTAAATGTCGGGATTCTCAGCCTGTTAGCAGCTGCTATCGGGATTTTGCTGGGTGTTCTGTCCGGCCGTCAGCTGGGAGTAAGCGCCGAACTGCTGCCTTCTTGGGTGCTTTTGGTAACGCTCTTTAGTTTCCTGCTGACACAAGGACAGTACTTCCTGCTGAAAAACCTGAAAGCTGTCGGTATGGGGCTCATTCTCTTTATGATGATGAGTTTTGTCTACTTGTCCAATGCCATTGGGACAACAGTCGGTCTGAACCGGATTCTGACCCTTCTGAAACGTTTCAACCCCCTTTCACTTTTGGAAGGCTATCTGTCGGCTTATTTTGACAGTTCTGCTGCAGGTCTTGCAGTCTTCCTGCTGCTGATTGCAGCGGTGCTGGCACTGACAGCAGTCAATGTCTTCTTTAGCTGGTCCTTTAATCTAAGGAAATGGTCGAAGGCGTAA